tcgcgccgtgcagacaccaatcggcgttatcagatggcctccagcggtccggatctcggggccttcccaagcagtcctaactttcttcaactgtgctgcgaacggcccactgatgacggaatagtcggctccagtatcgacgagagcagtgacgttgtggccgtcgatcagaacgtcgaggtcgctagtccgccgtcttgcgttgcggttaggtcgcggcgtcgggtcacggctacgtcggtttgcaccgctgcttccgcgttgcgtcgtcaggtctgcttccggtcgcaaagtttcgtcttcagggcgtcgttcggcgtgcggcgggggctcggaacttcgtcgcggcgtggtcgtcgacggcggaggatcttcagcatttcgtcgttcagcaaccgcacctccatcggttgctgcccttagttttccggatacgggctaggcgaccggccccggtttgggccagtgtactgccggcggtgcggtgacatgtaacggccgggcgacggcgagcgggaaggtcgtcgttcttgccgctgtgctccggtgagatagtcgtcgatgtcgcgaggccgttcgcctggctgcgggcgcggcgcgttgacggcgaatccgcgtagccccatctgtcggtattggcagcggcggtacgtgtggccggcctccccgcagtggtagcagagcgggcggttgtcaggggcgcgccaaacgtcggtctttcggggggtgtagctttggcttgcaggcgggcgggatagcgtcggaggtggcggcggtgtctggcgacggaaatgcgacggcgcagggcgttggtgatagcgcggagtggcgacagcatggcgtgcaacggcagcatagctcatggcttccggctcaggttgcggcggtgcagcaactcctagcgaatgctgaagttcctcgcgaacgacgtcggctatggaatgcacctggggttgagatgcaggaaacatctttcggagctcttcgcgcacgaccgcccttatcgtctcacgcaagtcgtcggagcccagcgcatgtgcttccccgtagttcgtcgtcggcatgcggcggttgtattgcctcgtgcgcatctcgagcgtcttctcgattgttgttgcctccgccaggaattcttggatggtcttgggtgggtttctgatcagtcccgcgaacagctcctgcttgattcctcgcatgaggaagcgcactttcttctcctcgggcatctcggggtctgcgtggcggaacagtctcgtcatttcttctgtgaagagtgccacgttttcgttaggcagctgcacgcgggtttcgagcagagcctcggccctctccttgcggacgacgctggtgaatgttgccaggaacctggtgcgaaaaacgtcccatgttgtcagggttcgctcttggttctcgaaccaggttctagctgcgtcctccaaggcgaagtagacatgctgtagcttgtcttcactggtccaggcattgaaaagggcgactcggtcgtaggcttcgagccagctttccgggtcttcgaacgacgatccgcggaaggttggcggctccttgggctggcgaagaaggattggcgcaggctgcacgtggtcggtcatagtcgctgtggtcgatgttgagatctgcggctgcctgggtttttcgggaaggagcccgtgctctggctgcagtcccttctgcctgcggcttgttcgacgatccgggatttccttgccgtcgtcctcgtcgcggcttgggcttgggtcagcgctccgcggtggcgtccggatcatggaagaagcagcacctccaccagatgtcacgtggtcgtgacgtcgacgaagacaccggtcggcgtttgcaggatgaaactgtttatttggctgaacttgtggccggaaaatgagaactaggactacagcaatacacgctgtacaatgatagcggcgaacagggcgtcgtccgtcgatcaactgacaagcggtgaagcgcgtcggcatttaaacatgtgccgtcgaatactccagcattatcgctggctgtagtgcaaattctagaataggctcgagtgtgcgcgtcttgcgcgcaatcttaacaaaacgatctacaatgatcgcgaagcctctcgaacaatgaggcgcggtttgcgctgagcgtttctgacagtctttgtgggcgagaaacgaataaaccaaaagtgataataagaaacgcccgtggcaatatgcATAAGAAATCATGCAAACTGCAACGACCCGATTCAATGCAGCGGCACTACTGTACGCGCGCTAGCCTTCTCACGATTTCTAAATCACGGCGGTATCATAGAAGGGATATTCCCAAGCAACGatgaaaatttcttttgcttcttgggcgagttgcttATTCATACTATACAGACGTGCGTTTAATAGCAGAAAGACGCGGTGAAGGCAGACAGAAAGACGCAGTGAAGAACGCAAGACAAATATTAAGGTGGCCCCATATGTTGTCGTcattgttgttgtagttgttgtcTCAATAACCGGCTGTCTTCGTGTACCTCACTTCGTCATTTTCTTCAAGCGCACACAAGTACAGAAGGCTCGTCTtcgctttcatttcattttcattttcattttattatactgtCAGCCCCATTTGGGCTATAACAGGGGTGGAAAAAACcaacatacatacaaaaaaataGGTACTCCCTATACAACTTCTATTATACATAACAATGGATGACAAGAAATAGGCAAAGTACTTTGCTCTTGAGGACAGAAAATAAGCAAAGTATCAACTATACATCTTTATATACGACGTCTTTTAGGTTTTTTAAGAAAGAAGGTACACATTCTGATAAGACAGTGGAATTTGGCAGCCTGTTCCACTCACTGATCGCCCGCGGAAAGAAACTGAACTTAAAACAATCGTTGTGTGACCTGGGAGGGGGGATGTACATGTTATGCCGGTGCCTTGACGTTTCCCCAGTTTTTATATACATGTACTTCGATTTGTCTATTTTTACTTGATCTTTAATGATTAAAGAGAGTAATTTAAGCCTTTCATACTCTGTCCTTTGTTCAGTGGGCCAGCTTGCAAAGCTGAGTTGGGGAGTGGCAGCGCTGGTATTTGTTAAATATGAAACGTGACGCCAATCTTTGTATTCTATCTAGCTTAGTGCGATTACTTGTTGTGTACGGATCCCATACCACCTTTGCGTACTCCATAATTGGCCGTACGAGAGCCTTGTAAGCCAAGCATTTGATTTCCGGGCTGGCATGGTGCAGATTTCTCCGAAGTATCCACAATGCTTTGTTAGCCTTAGCACAAACGGTGTCTACATGTAAATTCCATCGTAGATCGGAAGTTATGAGTAAACCCAAATATTTGTGTTGGTCGACTCTGCCAAGCTCATGATCGTTTATAGAGTACGTCGTACTTAGAATGCGTTTTTTCCTGGTTACGGTCATCGTTACTGATTTTGCGGCGTTTAGATCCATCTGCCAAATGGTGCACCAGTTTTGTATTTTTTGGAGGTTTAGATTTAGTTCTGATTGATCAGTAGGAGATTTGACTGTTTTATACATtacgcaatcgtctgcaaaaaaCCTTATGGGGACCGTAATATCTTTAGGTAAATCGTTGACAAAAACCAAAAACAGTAGTGGGCCCAAGACACTGCCTTGGGGAACTCCAGAAATAACATTAGCAAGGGTAGATTTTTTCGTGCTGACTTGAACGTACTGCTTGCGATTGGAGAAATAGGAGGAAAACCACTGCGTTAGGTTTGGGTTCTTAAAGATAGTGTTTATTTTTAACAACAGTTTTGCATGTGACACCTTATCGAAAGCTTTTGCAAAATCTAAGAGTATTATGTCAATCTGACCTTGCGAGTTAATTTCAGAGGAGAGGTCATGAACAAGTTCAACAAGCTGAGTAATAGTAGATAGGCCTTTTCGAAATCCATGTTGCTGTGAATATAATATGTTGTGAACATCTAGATAAGCCAAAAGATGCTTGGAGACAATATGCTCGAGAATCTTGGAGCAAGTGCTTGTGAGCGAGATGGGACGGAAATTTTTGCAGTCGTTAGTAGTACCACCTTTGTGTATCGGTATGACCTTAGCAACCTTCCAAGCAGTGGGAAAGCATCCACTACTTATTGAGGACTGGAAAATAATTGTCAAGTACTTCGAAACCCAAATTGCGTACGTATATAAAAATTCATTTGGTATTCCGTCAGGTCctgcacttttctttttgtcaatTTTAAGGAGCAGGTTCAATACTCCTTGTTCACTAATCGTTATTCCTTCTATGGCAGGTGTTTCAGAAGCCTCATTAAAAGTCGGTACTTGTCTGTCATCGTGGGTAAATACTGACGAAAAAAAGGCATTAAAACTTTCAGCACGTGCTTGTGAGCTTTCTTTATCTGCATCAAGATGGGTTTTTGTGTTTGGATTCACGTATCTCCAGAACCTTTCGGGTGCTTCGTGCAAGAACTTTTTTAGTTTAACATTACAAAAATTATCTTTGGAATTTTTAACTAGACGTCTCAATTTCTGGCTCATAGTGTGAATTGTTTTCTTCCCTTCAGGGCAAGGATTCTTAGAGTGAGCTTTCCGTTTTCGTTTCAGTTGTCTTTTAGCATGGATCACGTCACGCGTTATCCAAggatttttctttgctatcttttTTTGACGTGTAGGAATATACAATTGAATGCATTCAGTGACTACCTGTGAGAAATAATCCCATAGTCTATCTGTATTTGCATTTGAATTTTGCAGGAGAACAAAAGTATCGAAAGAGTTTTCAAGTTTTTCTAAAACAGTGAAATCATCAGCAGCCGCGAAGTTCAGAACTGTATTTTTGTAATCCTTATGCAACCTGGTGGACGCCATATCTAAGGAAAACATAACCATCTGATGATCTGATATGCCCTCGATTACATCACATGTTCTAACATTTTCCTCCAGGAGCGAAGAGACAAAAACAAGGTCGAGAATAGAGGATACATCCTTAAAAACACGTGTGTAGCTAGACACAATTTGGCATAGATTAAAACAAAAGGCAATGTCCAAAAGATGTTCACAATGAGCTACTTCGGTTCCTATAATATCATGCGAATCCCATTGAATGCCTGGTAAGTTGAAATCGCCAAGCAAAATTATTTTGTCATCTTGGTGCATATTAGAATCCATAAAACATCTTAAGTCGGTCAGAGTCGTAGCAGGAGAACAGGGGGGTCTGTACATAACTCCAATGTACACAGGGTGATCATTTAATCGAATCTTTACCCATACGGCTTCAATATCACCAGCATCTGGCAGAGTTTGATACTTTATGTCTCTTTTAATCATAAGTGCCACCCCGCCTCCTCTCCCGCCTCGGTCCTTCCTTATTAAGACGTAACCTGGCGGTGTAACTTCCACATCATATACATCACTGTGCAACCATGTCTCGGTGATTGCCAATATGTCAGGATCATGTTCCAAGGTTACACTTTCAATTAAGTGACTTTTGTTCAGTAAACTGCGAGCATTTAAGTTGATGATTTTAAAGTCAACCTGTTTTTGTCTTTCAGGTCATTGGTGGTTGGGTTTAGCAGATGCTTTACACTTGACCTTTTCCTTAGCATCATCACTCCAGGTGTACAAAACATTGTTGATGAGAACTTTGTCATAAACCAGTCTAACTttcgctcctttctttctttcttctagacTTGAGACCCACAAGTTTCTGCGTATCTCAGTAACACGTTTTGAGTAGTCCTCACTAATGTTAATATGAGTGCCTTTTAGCTTGAAACAATTTTTCAATATCTTTACTTTGTCTCGGTAGTCTGCCACTCTAAGGATTACAGGGCGGTCTTTGCCAGGAAATTTCTTTCCCAGTCTATGTATTCTTTCTATAGAATTCAGTTTCTGGTTAAGAATGGAGCCAAATATatcgtcatttatttttttcagcaAGTCAACATCATTCTCGGGGCCTTCTTCTTTTACGCCTCTAATAATAAGGTTGTTTCGTCTCGAGCGGTTTTCTAGGTCGTCAACCCTACTGCACAGAGCACTCAGTTCAGTATGGCTCCCATCGACTGCATTCTCAAGCTTTTGCAGCCTACCACCCACTTTATCTATGCACTCTAATTTTTTCTCAATTGTTAATAATCTGTTCTGAACTTGAATCATAGCGGACTCAGATGAGGCCTGTTGCTCTTGCATTTGCGAAATTTTAGACAAGATAGTTTTTTGCGTTTCTAGCAGTTCCGTAAACATTGCACCCGTAATAGGCCCAGGGTTTTGCTCGATATCTCCCGACAGTGAAAGCAACAGACCCGCTAGCGAAAAACAGTCACTTATGCAGTTTAGAATGGTGTGTGGACACGGCAACACTATTAAGCAAGGATCGTCACTACGGAAACCATATTTCCAGTCACCAACCTGCACGAGTAGGGGTACGTTAGGTGACATCGTCGCGACTTGGTTGCCGTGTCCACTGCCGCTTGAAGCAATAGGCGTCCCTTTTATAGCCGCTGGCGTGGCGCTGGCGGGCTGagctggtgacgtcatcatgccacgTAGGTGTGTGCAGTAAAGATGATGCTCGGGCTGCAGGCGCGGCGCCACTGGCGTATCGAAGATATCACCAGCAACGATGCCCGTGCCGAGCTTGAACGGTGCATCAAAGGTGTGACGTAGATCAAACTGGCCCGTGCAAAACGCCGATGAGCCGGTCGACGAAAAAAGGCATCCCGTCAAAACCTGCACGAGTAGGGGTACGTTAGGTGACATCGTCGCGACTTGGTTGCCGTGTCCACTTGCCGAACCTCTTGCCGAACGATGCTGAGTGGTCGTTGTCTCTACGTGCGACTGCAGTCGGGTAAAGTAGTGTGGGCCTAGGGATAACAACATGAAGGTTAAACTTGTAGTTATCTGGTGcgttaaaaaacttggaggacgcttcagctttgccttcaagagcagaacgcgatagcgtacgtaatcgggccccgtgcgcatcgccttctcagttgctagcctagcttcggttctcggtgcatgcttcaaccatgccgcaaggtaacgaacgtctgtgcgcgtaacactggccgtttcaagctatcctagaatgcctactgcatgtGCATTTGCGaggttcccactacgccataattctttcttttgcgagtcagcgaagggccTATTACGCGTCCgtaggcaacacgcgaacctacgctgctgctcactttgttcatggttctgctgacgatgatgattaaaGATGCCTGAGCGTTTTTTAATGGCTTTTGTAATGGTTCTGTAAAacagccactcgttgcgcaattcacatgctttgacgccttggcgcgattctacgtttgtgtcacgcaatattacatgcgtatgggagactcctcccactacatgacattcatatagtgtttttccgaagcagtagaacacctgcttgccacgcagaaggcctgggttcgattctcactcgaaccggagatttttattacttactttatttgcacctttcttgGTTTTTCGGTTACGgagaacgctgatttttcgctcacaaacgacggtgccgacaccgacaccgacgctggaatttctgcggaacaagctctttaacgctgtcgcgtcaaAAGCCTGAATCCGGAAAAACCCCTCATAAGTCATTACACATTGGCAACGTAGCGTGTAGTATAAGGCCTATGTATTCGTCCAAGGACGGCGGCTTGTCAAAACAGCGGCcatgtcacaacattcactaccgaCGTAGGAACTGCATGTAGTAACTGCCAAGTTAGTAACTTCAACACCATGGCACTTGCTACTTATATTTACTACGTACAGAGAATCCAAACAAGGCAGAGGCTCAGGGGACAACGGAAGCTTGAAGAAATAAGTAATGATAAGATAAGAGATAAGTAATGAAGAGATTAGGCAGTGATAATACAAACATGGTAGCTTTACTAGTACGAGAGTAAAGTACGGTTGCTTGGTTTATGCGGTTTTACGCCCCAAAGTAACTCAGCTTATGAGAGACGTCGCAGTAAATATGGAATTGTCGTGGTACAATAATTATTAATCGCTTATTACTGAATATCATTATCCTGGTAAATAAGCAATGGAATCACATCTTCAGATACGCAATGTGTACATAGAGGCATAAACGAACCATAAACGTAAGTCCACACGCATAGATGCATACAAAGAATATCAAGGCTTCTGTGCGACATATACTGTACTCCAACAGCAAATTGTagtctattcgccgcgagatcaggCTACAAGTGGCAGCACCGTctccgcgctagtgtggataagCGGTTGtcagcgcgtatacaaacgtgcacaacagcgcttcgttgtgagcgatgtgacccgatttctggcaaacaaaatgcgttgactgcagctttgtggtaatatgcgCGCTCTTCATTCGCGAATtattgcacgaagcgcgccgaacgttactatgaCCTGTGAGAGAAGCGCGTTCTgtcaacgaacgggttgctcgcgttcggcaacagtcggcgttttcgcaatggatgacgttttcttgttgttttatttgtacatgttcagcttgtgttccacctactacacactgctgtatagcgcgactgaattaactatttacttcttgttcatttggatgcccctcaacaaaaagaaagcccgtattcctcagaagcacgatgagttgaaatagcactttgtgcactgcttGCTCAAAtgttcattcgcatttcttattcagttctccatgcaatgtaggacagttgataggtttactgaggaaagctacgtggatggcagcgctttagcgctatgGAGActtttaacacgcacacgcttgtttttattccagtaacagtacacaaagataactgtacagcacggaactttcttcgattgattacttacacgatagtaatggaacaaaggtccggttatttcacgggaccaaagtacgttttttcatacgaataatgttcGCTGCCGTCCGTCAATCtgaacaacgcaacacaaacgctcaagataacgtaaagaaaaaaaagtgtggcttcgcgtgaaattactccgacataaatgtaaactacgccgttcggattaattttgaccatcagcgctctttaacgcgcaccttaatctacgtacacgggtgtttttgtatatatttcgccacaagttaaaattgcgcaaggcaactcagttttgcgatttctgtgtcatttcattttctgttctttttaggggacaatttaagtatgGAAGTGttagacgtgacttaacagaaatatttctctctagtgagaccaggaccgtacacaactaaagctcatcgcgtAACGTATGAACAACACCGAACCTCAACGCTCAAGAGCATGAGAGCCTTTTtgtttaccaccgcgccgctaaaaggctatattcacatgagatttaatgcttctcatctttaggacaacgccaagtgcactttgcaaagCGCTTGGATGACAGagtggcacctacactgatatgactctcgtgaatggagggtacgacgaccacacgcagcactctcgacaagtgcactctctgatcttattacagtacatatacagccgatcaaggccaaatgcttctttgcatcgtgttaggcatacgtacgagcggttaaagttgcactaacgcaacggaacaaaccgccttttgaggatctgcatgacgtacgcgcacttgcaaacacaacggggctagcagacgacgcatgaagcaatccacactaggcgcggttcagccagaagccgctaggcggcgactccgctcgatctcgcgctGTGGGGCAGGACACGCTGTACCAATGAGCGGCCATAAGCGATGCTTTCAACCTACATTCTTGTACATTACTATTAGAATATACGTGTACTACGACGAAGCACAAGGTTGCTATTCCAACGTAATCAAGAATATAGTTTGCCTAACTACGGACAGTATATAGTTTGCTAATCCGTCACGTACGCGAGTAATAACCTTTAGTAACCCCCACACGCTGAGTGGTGTACAACGTTTACTACCTCTAACTTATTTCTGTAGTCACAAAACGTAAGCGACACGTAGTAAAGTTGAGATAGGGTTATCAAATGCTGCAGTTACGAATGGTTtgctaactttttttattttaagaGTAGCTGGTAGCACAACAGAACAGCGACGCAAAAACAGCGACCCAATTTTTAGCTGTGTGGTTGCGCTGCAATGTGCTTTTATATGCGTGTACGGATATGGTGCACAAGAGTCGAAGGCTACGAAAGCGTAGAACATCGCCGCCCATAAtgcagggggggtgggggggggagggggagaggataAAATACTGGACAAAAGTTGCGAGTCAGCTGTAACCATTTAGCAAACGAACAGGGGCAGGCACATTCACAAGAATGATGTTGACGTCCGCGAACGGCACGTTGCTCAGCAACGTGTTTTATCATGGTAGTGTTTTCTTCGATTTCTCGCATTTGTGAATGTGTGATTGCATATATTTTCGCATTGGTATCACTGCCAACCACGAgttatgcaaaaccaactagccgaaAAGCCTCCCTTTACCAAATGCGAGTATCGTGAAATAAAAGgcgaaaagaggaagaaaaatgtTTTCTGTTGTTCAGTTCAAATTTACAGCTTTATTTGGAGCCTTGATGCAGGTGAGAGAGGAAGCGCCGAAAAAAGTTGCGCATGATACACGGCTGAATCTGCTTATTATGGATGCTCAGGTAATCCGACGTACGCGAAATATTGCACCTGTCAacaatgtacttttttttttcgcctgcaATCTAAAAAAtaagtacagtacggtccactcttacagggaacacgcgagcgcgtggctgacagcccgcgcggcgctgactagcggcgagatttgtaaattcggcgcatgcgcatacacttgtaagagcggcgcgcacccgaacgccgtaatgaatccctcccccccccccccccacgcccccccccccccccccccccccccaccacaccCAGAGAGAATTTGTATAGGCGGTCAATACAATCACATTTCTTCATAAAAAAGCTcatgcggtcgaaatttccggagcccttcactacggcgtctctctatcatatcgtggtttcgggacgtaaaactccaaacATTATtacagtcttttagcaagttacggaaatacggtacgcaaatacggtaagacagtacggtagcgttcctcctttcccgctggttgtgctttggccgctcaacgacctggaaaggaggagcggtaccgtactgccttaccgtatttgcgtaccgtatttccgtaacttgctaaaagactctattattTTTACATTGTCTTATTCCATGACGAAGCACTTTTTGCGTGTTTCAGATAGTTAgtgttcccatacagacacatatTCGTGTAATTGGTTTTAAGTAAAAGAACTTGAACGTCCTAGCAAACATTATCAGGGATTATGGCATCGCCGTTTAGCCCAGGGGTGTCGAATACGCTGCCCACGGCTTCACAAGAAGTAAAACGTGCGTGACTACTAAATGGTACTCGCGTTATTTACTCGCTTATtgcgattaaagggacactagaggcaaataacaatttatgtcagagtgaaaggtcaacgtGTAAGAACCTCtcaaacgtcaatattatcaagaAAAGTgttctactaatcgagaaattaaggtaaatataGGACACGACATACGCCTCAAGTGGGACATTCttgaaatgatcccgatgacgtcaagcgTCCCGAGTAAAATTAACTAGTtatcaaactagttgcgataagaaaagaactttccgtgcatcacaagacgtaatcaAATGCTGctggttcgtttctgtttgattcgtggaaaaaaagaacctcttggcgttaccatTGGGAACGGCGTGAGTGATTCAAAAGTTCAGTTTTCGCCTATCTGCGCTTCGCTcaggcggtcgcgtctcagtggtagtttcggtatcgcgtactgctgcgtgtgcttggctctcgctattttcgcactgttgctACTCTACCGCTGCCGCTGGCCAATCTAAGCTCTGTTACAGtcaactatacagtttcggagtggcccgtggctccgtcttggcaaggttgatggccgctgttgcaaAAGAAACCGTAccgtcggcggccgggcagtgaAGGCCGGCAACCTTGGGcatggcaactgctacgtcagatggcccgttcaggcgggtgatttcaagTGCGCTGACGCCatgcggaccactgaaacgtgattttCCTTCAAGATAAGCATTCccttggcatgaaacaagcactacgaggtttctggaacgctatttcaaccaTCAACGTcaacctaatatttgcctttagtgtgcctttaataaCGCTTTCTTTGCGTAAGCTACAAAGACGGCACTTGTCTgaagcattttattgcgatagcaattatatggacagtctcggctggattgtgccgtcgccgtcgccgccgtcatgcaccgtatatatatatatatatata
This window of the Rhipicephalus sanguineus isolate Rsan-2018 chromosome 2, BIME_Rsan_1.4, whole genome shotgun sequence genome carries:
- the LOC119381273 gene encoding uncharacterized protein LOC119381273, producing the protein MSPNVPLLVQVLTGCLFSSTGSSAFCTGQFDLRHTFDAPFKLGTGIVAGDIFDTPVAPRLQPEHHLYCTHLRGMMTSPAQPASATPAAIKGTPIASSGSGHGNQVATMSPNVPLLVQVGDWKYGFRSDDPCLIVLPCPHTILNCISDCFSLAGLLLSLSGDIEQNPGPITGAMFTELLETQKTILSKISQMQEQQASSESAMIQVQNRLLTIEKKLECIDKVGGRLQKLENAVDGSHTELSALCSRVDDLENRSRRNNLIIRGVKEEGPENDVDLLKKINDDIFGSILNQKLNSIERIHRLGKKFPGKDRPVILRVADYRDKVKILKNCFKLKGTHINISEDYSKRVTEIRRNLWVSSLEERKKGAKVRLVYDKVLINNVLYTWSDDAKEKVKCKASAKPNHQ